The Geitlerinema sp. PCC 9228 genomic sequence TCGTTTTCACCGCTTTGACCTTTCTTGACCCCGGCAAATACCAAACCAGAACGCACCAAAGGATTGATAATGGCTTCGTCAGAATTCGGATAATCTTGGAAAAAGCCGTGGGTAGCTAAATGCAAAATCTGGGGTTGTTCCGCTTGTTTGACAATGGCTTCTGTTGCTTGTTGTTCTAAGAAAGTGCGAGCTTGCGGCCACATTGGTGCCAGGGTTTCCACTTCTGTGGCAGTTCCCGGTAGCGCGCCCCATTTTTGTTGGCTGATGGTACTGCTTGTGGCACTTCTGAGGGCAACATCGGTGGCACCGGCTTTTTTGAAATAGGGATTGCCGACGAATATGGGAGGTGAAGTGGCTGGGGAATCGTTGTCCAAACGGAGCAAATCGCCTCCGGATGTGAGGTTGGTGATGGGGGTGGTTTTGACTAGATACTTACCTTGTTTGTCGAGCAATACTTGAAAGGGAATCAAGTTCAAAGCACCGTCGGGGGAGACGAACCAATGGTCGGCGTTTTGCAAGTAAGGACGCAGGGGAGCGAGAATGCGATCGCTGACTTTTTTGGCAACTTCTTTGACTTCTGCAATGGCATAGCTGTCGGAACTCAATCCCTGGTATAAAGAACCGACCAAATCATTGATTTCGGAGGCTTTGCCTAAATCTTGACGTTGGATGCTGCCATCGGGGTGGAGGATATAGGCAGCGTAGCGACGGTCGCCGAATCGTTCTCCTTCAGGTGCTTCTGGATCGAAGGGTTGATAAAGGACAAATTCCAGCAAAGCACTGTTGGTTGGCAGTTGCGATGCCAATTCTGAAATTTCCACCGATTGGGTGAGCTGTCGGTATTGGCTACTGCGGCGGCTGAGTTGATTTTGTAAGTCCTGGCTTTGCGATCGTAACTGTTCCAATTTCCGGTCAAAATTGTCCGGTCGTTTGTTTGATGGTAAGTGAGCTAAGTGGGAAATTTGTTGGTTGGTGCTTATCCATCGATCCAATAAAGCTTGGTTTTCGGGATTGAGATTTTGCTGCAAAATTTGCAGGATGTTGGC encodes the following:
- a CDS encoding CHAT domain-containing protein, which translates into the protein HQGRYDEAEPLYRQALEMRKRLLGEQHPSVASSLNNLAALYESQGRYEEAEPLYQEALEMRKRLLGEQHPRVADSLNNLAALYWNQNNFQQTLSYLEQGLAVEEQVLQQNLVGGSQADKQDYLDTFDATTDAAITLSLQHSSEEANQLALKTLLQRKGRLLGLFANILQILQQNLNPENQALLDRWISTNQQISHLAHLPSNKRPDNFDRKLEQLRSQSQDLQNQLSRRSSQYRQLTQSVEISELASQLPTNSALLEFVLYQPFDPEAPEGERFGDRRYAAYILHPDGSIQRQDLGKASEINDLVGSLYQGLSSDSYAIAEVKEVAKKVSDRILAPLRPYLQNADHWFVSPDGALNLIPFQVLLDKQGKYLVKTTPITNLTSGGDLLRLDNDSPATSPPIFVGNPYFKKAGATDVALRSATSSTISQQKWGALPGTATEVETLAPMWPQARTFLEQQATEAIVKQAEQPQILHLATHGFFQDYPNSDEAIINPLVRSGLVFAGVKKGQSGENEDGVMTALEMAGLDLQGTQMAVLSACETGRGDLSAGQGVYGLQRSLVFAGAESQLVSLWRISDQDTPELMVKYYQRLQNGEGRTQALRQAQLEMLNDPQTAHPYYWSAFIQSGDWRPLDDNY